In Brachypodium distachyon strain Bd21 chromosome 5, Brachypodium_distachyon_v3.0, whole genome shotgun sequence, the genomic window CCGTTCCTGCGGTGCCCCGGGCCGTGGCACCTccacgggcacccacggccccgcccgctcgggggttcttccggggcttcgcgctccggcgcaaccccccgaaggccGATTCGTCGGCCAGCGCTGGCAACAGGGGGAGGGATGATTCcccgcctgccgcgccgagcaagaaggcgcgcatggacgccggcagcggcgccgaccCAGCTGACACCGGGGCCCGCGATGCCGCCTTCGCATCTgccggcgacccagccccgATGGAGGTGGCGCTGGCAACAGGTACAGCTCCTTCCCGCTTCCTTACCTGCATTTCCGTTTGCCCGTTAATCCTGAACTGTACCTTCCTTTTCCGCAGGTGACGCTCCGCCTGCAGCAAACCTCCTGGAGACTCCTGCcgggatggaggaggaggagggagagactccccccgcaagcccaacGGCCCTGCAAGGTAATCATCCAGAGTCCCCGCGTCTGCCTCCGGGCAACTCGTTTAGCTTCCCACTTCTCATACTTCTCGCTGTTGCAGGCCCGAGCGCGCCCGCACCGGAAGCGGGCGCTACGGTGGTTGACCTCGACTCCGACGTCGAGTttacggggacggcgggggaGCCGAAGGCAGTCCCCACGCCAAGCCCTGCTGTGccggccgcagcggcggcggcgaccaccgccgcccccgggACGGCGTCCGGCGATGCGCCCGCGGCAGCAGACGCTGCTGGGGCAGATTCttctgccgcccagcaggggcGGTCCCTGCCGGGGACGCGGCAACCTCACCAGCCCCGCAGTCCCCATGCgcgggtgagggggaggttgcggaggaggagcaataggatgctccgccgcaagcggacAACCCCCCGCCTAGCtatacggtggcggcgggggctacgtcgtcgtcggccgccaCCTTCGACACCGACCTtggcacccttgccggggtggctgAGAATCCAATcacttgggatccgagcatcttcgaccgggggcaccggttccttgacgctgtcaaggaccagcagctggccttcgtcacctccttcaacgaggtgagggagcaccacgcgatcgccaagagcaagctgggcgagctgcggctggccgtggagaaggagcggcaggagctctcccggctgcgggaggagacgcgcctcgtcagggaggaggcgcgccttgcccaGGAAGCCTTGGAGGATGCTGCCACACTGGTCGTCCTAGAAGAGGAGCTCTACCGGCGACTAGAGGCTCAACGCGCTGAGCTCCAGGAAGCTCTAGATTCACTGGTGGCGGCTCAGgcggaaaccaagaaggagcacgctgAGGTGCTCGCTGTGGCCCAGGCTcggatcgacgagaagagcgatctgatcgccaactatctCGGCGAGATCCAAGGGCTGCGCGTCAAGCTAGAGGTGCAGatcaaggccaccgaaagcGCGGCGGGCGCAGCAGCCCCGCATGAGATCTAGCTCGACACCGCCAAGGACAAAGCGGCCCGGCTCGAGACCAAGCTGGCCgctgtccgggaggagctcgccaaagCCGGCGGGGACAACGTGACCcaggccgcggagctcgcgtcGCTGGCGAGccgcctccgcaaggccaagaaggcagGCTTGatgcccggctccaccacggcacgctgatcgggcagcgggaGCTGGAGActgagaagctgctcaagattgCCCAAGTGTTGCGCGACCTGCGGCCTCGGTTCGAGCGGCAGGCCGCGGAGGTGGATGGTACAGACGTCTCCACGctgatcccattcttctccgacttggtggggaagttcgcggcgctcgatgtctggatcgccaagtttgGCGCTgacgaggttgccaactgcgcccgggaggttgccgggacgatccttccgagggTACACCTTCGGGACtcggagttccccttcgagacgctgctggacgcctggtcggacagcgaggacgaacccACCCACACTAAGGCGGTGAGTGGGTTTGTCAATGAGGTAGTCGAGCGGATGTAGCGGATGATGCCGTTCTCGGAGCCCCTGGCGAAGGATGCCGGCAACTAGCCGCCGCAACCCCCTGCCGGCCCTTGCCGTTTCCTtgtttaccttcttttgttttcattcCTGCAAGCATGGCGCTTGGCTCCATTTGAACAATTACCATttcattagttcatgtaattGTTTGCTACTTTGTTAATCCAGTTCTCTAGTTCTACTTAATTCTTGTCtcttgttcccggggctgcctcaCGGGGTGGACCGCTTTGTccttgtgtgttgtgctttgtgttgccgtggacccgcgcgcctcacccttgtccaaaccagggacccgggacggacccgcagtgctgacctggggtcaagcagcaACGGCGAGCCACTgtgcttgcggggtaactactcgaagcatgccctcccgggacggacccagATGCCGCACGGGGAGTGCACtcccccccgcaagcgtccttccaaCACC contains:
- the LOC104581399 gene encoding skin secretory protein xP2-like; this translates as MDAGSGADPADTGARDAAFASAGDPAPMEVALATGDAPPAANLLETPAGMEEEEGETPPASPTALQGPSAPAPEAGATVVDLDSDVEFTGTAGEPKAVPTPSPAVPAAAAAATTAAPGTASGDAPAAADAAGADSSAAQQGRSLPGTRQPHQPRSPHARAETKKEHAEVLAVAQARIDEKSDLIANYLGEIQGLRVKLEVQIKATESAAGAAAPHEI